The Primulina tabacum isolate GXHZ01 chromosome 7, ASM2559414v2, whole genome shotgun sequence genome includes a window with the following:
- the LOC142552134 gene encoding putative trehalase isoform X1, translating to MDEMELDISYMAHIAGNSRTAARFRDAAEARKKTINSILWNAEMGQWLDYWLSDSMHIESKENCILILGNGQENVREYFIHKDYKICP from the exons ATGGAACTTGACATATCATATATGGCGCATATTGCTGGGAATTCTAGAACAGCTGCACGCTTTAGAGACGCAGCTGAGGCTAGAAAAAAGACTATAAATTCAATTTTGTGGAATGCAGAAATGGGACAATGGCTCGATTATTGGCTGAGTGATTCGATGCACATAGAATCAAAG GAAAATTGCATCTTAATCTTGGGGAATGGGCAGGAAAATGTAAGGGAATATTTTATCCATAAG GACTACAAAATTTGCCCCTGA
- the LOC142552134 gene encoding putative trehalase isoform X2, translating to MDEMELDISYMAHIAGNSRTAARFRDAAEARKKTINSILWNAEMGQWLDYWLSDSMHIESKSHFSGIWMRIERTLAT from the exons ATGGAACTTGACATATCATATATGGCGCATATTGCTGGGAATTCTAGAACAGCTGCACGCTTTAGAGACGCAGCTGAGGCTAGAAAAAAGACTATAAATTCAATTTTGTGGAATGCAGAAATGGGACAATGGCTCGATTATTGGCTGAGTGATTCGATGCACATAGAATCAAAG AGTCACTTCTCTGGCATATGGATGAGGATAGAG AGAACCTTGGCCACTTGA
- the LOC142552133 gene encoding BTB/POZ domain-containing protein At3g05675-like has protein sequence MYRKAEVNLLKFDDQRTSDVAIRLRNKVGRQELYYSHSLILKSKSKYFADRLSNQSSHASVEIECSKFDYDRYVKLLKLLYLPSYSVLDTWDSVQSALGVLQVAETLQCEAVVNSCIQALPWEDIEEGEIVKVVSRLGPMAMPILARIQPVNINASKGVLISAIRLATSTDHPFPPFGDELRISAQEQVDFMLRDDEDMPLVTADNEVKREATIGLSNTFSLFERELSSVMKFDVTCTVAESKIMQNLSDLEWMCNILPKMGLMDEFVFKWIDLSDNVLLVVEDKKLENIMWRLKVKIIEVTSKVLDAVGYGNVILPAPRRVKLLKSWLPFIRKLKPILDSMIAKDMEFPYKMDEDTCQSIEGAIVSLVVALPSDDQADILADWMSTEHVTYPDLSEAFEVWSFRTKSAKRRLVAGLDSVEDAAVTL, from the coding sequence ATGTATAGAAAAGCAGAGGTTAACTTGCTTAAATTTGACGACCAGCGTACGAGTGATGTTGCTATAAGGTTAAGAAATAAGGTTGGAAGACAGGAACTCTACTATTCACATTCACTTATTCTTAAAAGCAAGAGCAAGTACTTTGCAGATAGACTTTCGAACCAAAGTTCTCATGCTTCTGTTGAGATAGAGTGCTCGAAATTTGATTATGATCGCTATGTCAAACTTTTAAAGCTACTTTATCTTCCTTCATACTCGGTTTTGGACACATGGGATTCTGTTCAATCTGCTCTTGGCGTTCTTCAAGTGGCTGAAACTTTACAGTGTGAAGCAGTAGTCAACAGTTGCATTCAGGCTTTACCTTGGGAAGATATTGAGGAAGGTGAGATTGTTAAAGTAGTTTCACGATTAGGTCCAATGGCCATGCCTATACTAGCAAGAATCCAACCCGTAAATATAAATGCCTCGAAAGGTGTTCTAATATCTGCAATTCGCCTTGCTACCTCTACTGACCATCCTTTCCCTCCTTTCGGAGACGAGCTTAGAATTTCAGCCCAAGAACAAGTTGATTTCATGCTCCGGGATGATGAAGATATGCCGTTGGTCACAGCTGATAATGAGGTAAAAAGGGAGGCAACAATTGGCCTGTCAAATACATTTTCTTTGTTTGAAAGAGAACTATCCTCGGTTATGAAATTCGACGTCACATGCACAGTAGCTGAGAGTAAAATTATGCAGAATTTATCTGATCTTGAATGGATGTGCAATATTCTACCTAAAATGGGGCTTATGGATGAATTTGTTTTCAAATGGATTGATTTATCTGATAATGTATTGTTGGTTGTCGAAGACAAGAAACTCGAAAATATCATGTGGCGTTTAAAAGTTAAGATAATTGAAGTGACGTCAAAAGTACTTGATGCGGTAGGCTATGGGAATGTGATTCTTCCAGCGCCACGACGAGTGAAGCTGCTCAAATCATGGCTGCCGTTCATTAGAAAACTGAAGCCTATTCTTGATTCAATGATTGCCAAGGATATGGAATTCCCTTACAAAATGGACGAAGATACGTGCCAAAGCATTGAAGGGGCAATAGTTTCCTTAGTTGTGGCGCTACCATCTGATGATCAAGCTGACATTCTTGCAGATTGGATGAGTACAGAGCATGTAACATATCCTGATCTGAGCGAAGCTTTTGAAGTATGGTCTTTTAGAACGAAATCTGCCAAGAGAAGATTAGTTGCAGGTTTGGACAGCGTTGAGGATGCTGCTGTCACACTCTGA